Proteins from a single region of Dysosmobacter acutus:
- a CDS encoding TRAP transporter substrate-binding protein: MKKFLSLALALVMVLSLAACGNSGSGSASGSGSTSGSARAWRSLKFAELVSEKSNGRIEVQVYPAGQMGEMADILSSVQMGSIEMCRTNPSWLADAGAESMNLLSLPFVFKDLESANKVLESEVGDTMLQEIVDKGLGVHGLGYLEPSGRYFFFKNKEVSSLDDIKGLKIRVPTNSLATSMVESLGASATPIAYNELYSSLQTGIVDGADNPLKGILNMSFYEVSAYVLDMAHQYEASIMLVGESFWNGLSAEDQAILQEAMDEGAAYYKEIAEAELDGYRTSLEEKGLTFVTPDNAQEWMDAVQPMYAQFSAGYEELLQQIQDMQ; the protein is encoded by the coding sequence ATGAAAAAGTTTCTGTCTTTGGCATTGGCACTCGTAATGGTACTTTCCCTGGCGGCCTGCGGTAACAGCGGCTCCGGCAGCGCGTCCGGCAGCGGCAGTACATCCGGCAGCGCCCGGGCGTGGCGCTCGCTTAAGTTTGCCGAGCTGGTTTCCGAAAAGAGCAACGGCCGCATTGAGGTCCAGGTCTATCCCGCCGGCCAGATGGGCGAGATGGCCGATATCCTCAGTTCCGTGCAGATGGGCTCCATCGAGATGTGCCGCACCAACCCCTCCTGGCTGGCGGACGCCGGCGCCGAATCCATGAACCTGCTGTCCCTGCCCTTTGTGTTCAAGGATTTGGAGAGCGCCAACAAGGTGCTGGAGAGTGAAGTGGGCGACACCATGCTCCAGGAGATTGTGGACAAGGGCCTGGGCGTCCATGGCCTGGGCTATCTGGAGCCCTCCGGCAGATATTTCTTCTTCAAGAACAAGGAAGTCTCCAGCCTGGATGACATCAAGGGCCTGAAGATCCGCGTCCCGACCAACTCCCTGGCCACCTCCATGGTGGAGAGCCTGGGCGCTTCCGCCACCCCCATCGCCTACAATGAGCTCTACAGCTCCCTGCAGACCGGCATTGTGGACGGCGCCGACAACCCGCTGAAGGGTATTTTGAACATGAGCTTCTATGAGGTCAGCGCCTACGTCCTTGATATGGCGCACCAGTACGAGGCCAGCATCATGCTGGTGGGCGAATCCTTCTGGAACGGCTTAAGCGCTGAGGATCAGGCCATTTTGCAGGAGGCCATGGACGAGGGCGCCGCTTACTACAAGGAGATCGCCGAGGCTGAGTTGGACGGCTACCGCACCTCTTTGGAGGAGAAGGGCCTGACCTTTGTCACCCCCGACAATGCCCAGGAGTGGATGGACGCCGTGCAGCCCATGTACGCCCAGTTCTCTGCCGGCTATGAGGAGCTGCTGCAGCAGATTCAGGATATGCAGTAA